The following coding sequences lie in one Anoplolepis gracilipes chromosome 4, ASM4749672v1, whole genome shotgun sequence genomic window:
- the LOC140664656 gene encoding uncharacterized protein, with amino-acid sequence MAAWVLQANLNHARQAQDLFVHTLAERGCGLGIAAEPYRIPEHHSWVGDDLGSVAVTSRADAPASLPAILVGKGKGWVAVRWGPVLVVGVYLPPSLDLSGFTERLDSLSAAISGIRMGRVVVLGDFNAKSMS; translated from the coding sequence atggcggCTTGGGTCCTGCAGGCAAATCTCAACCACGCCCGTCAGGCGCAAGATTTGTTTGTGCACACTCTGGCGGAGCGTGGTTGTGGTTTGGGCATTGCTGCGGAGCCGTACCGGATCCCCGAGCACCATTCGTGGGTGGGGGACGATTTGGGCTCCGTAGCGGTTACATCGAGGGCGGATGCTCCGGCCTCACTTCCCGCCATACTGGTGGGTAAGGGCAAAGGGTGGGTGGCGGTCAGGTGGGGACCCGTTTTGGTCGTCGGGGTCTACCTGCCGCCTAGCCTGGACCTCTCAGGCTTTACTGAGAGGTTGGACTCCCTTTCAGCTGCCATCAGCGGGATTAGAATGGGGCGGGTGGTAGTCTTGGGGGACTTTAACGCAAAATCGATGTCGTGA